In a single window of the Littorina saxatilis isolate snail1 linkage group LG5, US_GU_Lsax_2.0, whole genome shotgun sequence genome:
- the LOC138965984 gene encoding uncharacterized protein — translation MATGGDSVDSPVSGRLRSQDVPTDSLTGLVTSELMRKAKSTREKLLHSPGREEGESITYYQKFMTLGTQMELKGDSLRAFADAKIKEIEDVRANKERLSLEKKKLAMEERKLEEARVEAQKQREFEESIAQKQREMEEKKLGEAREEAQKQRDFEEAKVQRMERMESERIDEMKKLQDEAQRHAERLEEQRANNQRAHQKARDGMVESTKVTLPAFDENKEDIEAYLTKFERFAEELDWDQTTWARRVSTKLNVKATTLIGDMSKEDARDYQLVKKELLRGFRCTAESYREKFRAARRKSEETFSTYVSRITRYLHSWMDLAEKQRTYKDLFDLVLLEQLLTGIPQSVATFIRQSKATNVADSVEQAQCFVDARPGFDSSQKGGKNQDKGNNGKTDSKVQLTQGQRVKDSTVKCFGCGGDHFIRNCPEAGKPRGGGEMYGTGIQCHKCHKFGHVKRNCPGITLIISPEPEETAVREVFLMREVEANYKIHSGLCGKCDRRTQGETFDMTVRVNGKAVVAIRDTGSPMLCVSADLIDPATYTNRTREVSGVFEEQGTVQAPIAIVKLESSVFVGNVEAVAIQNMAIPVLIGNYMVLPNGKEVRVPVYGKKHVIPSLCAAVQTRGQARRDERGNLTLKINGVPLAQRTCAEMAQAQEEDPHLKRVRELAVEKKPWRQQGTGNVRFVIRKALLYREYSGADGVDHRQLVVPSEFQNEVMRLAHDAPMAGHLGGTRTRNRIWTEFYWPGMCPDIRRYVASCDACQRTTAKGKVKPVPLERMPLIDVPFKQVAVDIIGPIHPPSDRGHRFILVTVDYATRYPEATPLKKIDTPHVAEALWENWTRVGIPEKVLSDNGTQFKSEMMQEVYNLMSVHGMYTTPYHAQCNGLVERFNGTLKQMLKRLCQEQPKEWDRFIPACLFAYREVPQESLKFSPFELLYGRTVRGPMQVLRKLWTKEETDQEVRTTAEYVVDLRNRVEETCRIARENLGKATERYARAADRKAEDRQFKEGDEVLLLLPMKKNKLEIAWRGPYVIKERCGMNDYRIQVGSKKKLFHVNLLKRYVRRREIPAVVGVVLEEEELEEVPEVSAGQNTIPLVPLEAGEGPKDVSINDVLPAQKQQELRDLTIEFENQFTDLPRTTNLEECEITVLEDTPVRVRQYPLPHVAMDCIRKEVQDMLKLGVIEPCASPYSAPLVLIKKPDGKMRTCQDFRKLNQIVWFDGEPLPDVEYLFAKLHRAKYLSKLDLTKGYWQIPVKESDRDKTAFTTPQGQFRWTRMPFGLRTAGAIFSRMMRKLLEPLGRTDVDNFVDDLLISNEDWDEHLRALRAVLTRMAAADLAARPKKCFLGYQQVVYLGHKVGQGCMMPEEVKIEKFKALEEPKTKKEVRRFLGMLGFYRRYVPHFSEIALPLTNLTKGKKFEAIEWTPACQEAFERLKETLVSQPVVRLPDPEKAFVLRTDASDVGLGAVLLQADEKGDLQPVSYASKKLIPAKINYSTIEKECLAMVWGIRKFEPYLFGQHFTLMTDHQPLQYLQQVRPHNGRLTRWALQLQAYSFRVQTIKGVNNVDADFMSRVALDI, via the coding sequence ATGGCGACGGGAGGTGATAGTGTGGATTCTCCGGTGTCAGGGCGACTTAGGTCACAGGATGTGCCGACTGATAGTTTAACCGGATTAGTTACATCTGAACTCATGAGGAAGGCAAAATCAACTCGAGAGAAGCTTCTACATAGTCCAGGACGTGAAGAAGGGGAGTCCATTACGTACTACCAGAAGTTCATGACTTTAGGAACGCAGATGGAGTTGAAGGGAGATAGTCTTCGAGCATTCGCCGACGCTAAGATAAAGGAGATAGAGGACGTACGGGCCAACAAGGAGAGGTTGAGCTTAGAGAAGAAGAAATTGGCGATGGAGGAAAGGAAGCTGGAAGAAGCACGGGTGGAAGCTCAGAAGCAACGCGAGTTCGAGGAGAGTATAGCCCAGAAGCAGCGTGAGATGGAGGAAAAGAAACTGGGAGAAGCACGTGAAGAGGCCCAAAAGCAGCGTGACTTTGAGGAGGCCAAAGTTCAACGTATGGAAAGAATGGAGTCTGAAAGAATCGATGAGATGAAGAAACTTCAAGATGAAGCACAGAGGCACGCAGAACGATTAGAGGAACAAAGGGCAAATAATCAACGAGCTCATCAGAAGGCGAGGGATGGAATGGTAGAATCTACCAAAGTAACACTTCCTGCATTCGACGAGAACAAGGAGGATATAGAAGCTTATCTTACCAAATTCGAGAGATTCGCAGAGGAGTTAGACTGGGACCAGACAACATGGGCGAGACGCGTGAGTACCAAACTCAACGTGAAAGCGACGACCTTGATTGGGGATATGTCGAAGGAGGACGCTCGAGATTACCAGTTAGTGAAGAAAGAGTTACTGAGAGGATTCCGGTGTACAGCAGAATCGTACCGAGAGAAGTTCAGGGCAGCAAGAAGGAAGAGCGAAGAAACGTTTTCAACCTACGTGAGCCGGATAACGCGGTACCTGCACAGTTGGATGGACCTAGCGGAAAAACAACGAACTTACAAGGACCTCTTCGACCTGGTTCTTTTGGAACAGTTGCTTACTGGCATCCCGCAGTCTGTCGCTACGTTCATTCGACAGTCCAAAGCCACCAATGTAGCTGATTCagttgagcaagctcaatgttTCGTGGATGCACGTCCTGGTTTCGACTCATCACAGAAAGGGGGGAAAAACCAAGATAAAGGAAACAATGGGAAGACAGACAGTAAGGTGCAACTTACCCAGGGACAAAGGGTAAAAGATAGTACTGTCAAATGTTTCGGATGTGGAGGGGATCATTTCATAAGGAATTGCCCGGAAGCGGGGAAGCCGAGGGGTGGCGGAGAAATGTATGGAACAGGCATACAATGTCACAAATGTCATAAGTTCGGACATGTCAAGAGGAACTGTCCAGGAATAACCCTTATCATCAGTCCAGAACCGGAGGAGACTGCAGTGAGAGAAGTTTTCTTGATGCGGGAGGTAGAAGCGAATTACAAGATCCATTCAGGGTTATGTGGGAAGTGTGATCGTCGTACTCAGGGAGAAACTTTCGACATGACAGTTAGGGTGAACGGGAAGGCAGTGGTAGCCATACGTGACACGGGAAGCCCAATGCTGTGTGTTAGCGCTGACCTCATCGACCCGGCTACGTACACAAACAGGACAAGAGAAGTGTCAGGAGTGTTTGAAGAGCAGGGAACAGTACAGGCTCCCATAGCCATCGTGAAGTTAGAATCTTCGGTGTTTGTAGGGAACGTGGAAGCTGTCGCTATTCAGAATATGGCAATTCCTGTATTGATAGGAAACTACATGGTCCTGCCAAATGGAAAGGAAGTGAGAGTTCCGGTGTACGGAAAGAAACATGTAATTCCATCTTTGTGCGCAGCAGTTCAGACACGAGGACAAGCAAGGAGAGACGAGAGAGGGAATCTAACATTGAAGATTAATGGAGTCCCCTTGGCACAAAGGACATGTGCTGAAATGGCTCAAGCACAAGAAGAGGATCCACACCTAAAACGTGTGCGCGAGTTGGCGGTGGAAAAGAAGCCATGGCGTCAACAAGGAACCGGGAATGTTCGATTCGTGATACGTAAAGCTTTGTTGTACAGAGAATACTCAGGTGCAGATGGAGTGGATCACCGACAGTTAGTGGTGCCCAGTGAGTTCCAGAATGAGGTGATGAGATTAGCTCACGATGCACCCATGGCAGGACACCTAGGGGGAACGAGAACCAGGAATAGGATATGGACAGAATTCTATTGGCCTGGTATGTGCCCCGACATCAGACGATACGTGGCATCATGTGACGCTTGCCAGAGAACTACGGCAAAAGGGAAAGTGAAGCCAGTACCATTGGAAAGAATGCCGTTGATCGATGTCCCGTTCAAGCAGGTAGCGGTGGACATCATAGGGCCGATTCATCCGCCGTCAGACCGAGGACACCGTTTCATACTGGTAACAGTAGACTATGCCACCCGGTATCCTGAAGCAACCCCTCTCAAGAAAATCGATACACCACATGTGGCGGAAGCGTTGTGGGAGAACTGGACCAGAGTGGGCATACCTGAAAAAGTGTTGTCAGATAACGGTACCCAGTTCAAGAGCGAAATGATGCAGGAGGTGTACAACCTGATGTCAGTACATGGAATGTACACAACTCCATACCACGCACAATGCAATGGTCTAGTTGAACGTTTCAATGGTACGCTGAAACAGATGCTGAAACGACTCTGCCAGGAGCAACCCAAGGAATGGGACAGGTTCATTCCGGCGTGTTTGTTTGCATATAGGGAAGTTCCTCAGGAGTCGTTAAAATTCTCACCGTTTGAACTACTCTATGGGCGAACTGTGAGGGGACCTATGCAGGTATTACGGAAGCTGTGGACCAAGGAAGAGACAGACCAAGAAGTGAGAACCACTGCCGAGTACGTTGTGGACCTGCGGAATCGAGTTGAGGAGACATGCAGGATTGCCAGAGAAAACCTCGGGAAGGCGACAGAGCGATACGCAAGGGCAGCGGACAGGAAGGCAGAAGACAGACAATTCAAGGAAGGAGATGAGGTGTTGCTGCTTCTTCCAATGAAAAAGAACAAGCTGGAAATCGCTTGGCGTGGACCTTACGTCATCAAGGAGCGATGCGGCATGAACGACTACCGGATTCAAGTGGGGAGTAAAAAGAAATTATTCCACGTCAACCTCTTGAAGAGATACGTCAGGAGGAGAGAGATCCCAGCGGTTGTAGGAGTGGTGCTGGAAGAAGAGGAACTGGAAGAAGTGCCTGAAGTCTCAGCAGGACAGAACACCATTCCATTAGTGCCATTAGAAGCGGGAGAGGGACCCAAAGATGTTAGCATCAATGACGTGTTACCCgctcaaaaacaacaagagctGAGGGATTTGACGATTGAGTTTGAGAACCAATTCACCGATCTTCCTCGTACTACAAATCTTGAGGAATGTGAAATCACCGTCCTCGAAGATACACCAGTGCGAGTGAGGCAGTACCCATTGCCTCACGTGGCCATGGATTGCATAAGGAAGGAAGTGCAAGACATGTTGAAGCTAGGCGTTATAGAGCCTTGTGCGTCGCCCTATAGTGCTCCATTGGTCTTGATCAAGAAGCCCGATGGAAAAATGAGAACCTGCCAGGATTTCAGGAAATTGAACCAGATTGTGTGGTTTGACGGTGAACCTCTGCCAGACGTCGAATATCTGTTCGCCAAGTTACATCGGGCTAAGTACTTGTCCAAACTGGATTTGACCAAAGGGTATTGGCAAATTCCGGTGAAAGAATCAGATCGAGACAAGACAGCATTCACGACCCCCCAAGGCCAGTTTAGATGGACTCGGATGCCGTTTGGGTTGAGAACAGCAGGTGCCATTTTCTCCAGGATGATGAGGAAACTCCTCGAGCCACTAGGAAGAACGGACGTGGACAACTTTGTGGACGACTTGTTGATCTCCAACGAGGACTGGGACGAACACCTGAGGGCTCTGCGGGCTGTACTCACACGGATGGCGGCAGCGGATCTGGCAGCCAGACCGAAGAAGTGTTTCCTGGGATACCAACAAGTAGTCTACCTGGGACACAAAGTGGGACAGGGATGCATGATGCCAGAGGAGGTGAAGATCGAGAAGTTCAAAGCACTGGAGGAACCCAAAACAAAGAAGGAAGTACGCAGGTTTTTGGGAATGCTCGGTTTCTATAGAAGGTACGTGCCACATTTCTCAGAAATTGCCCTACCACTGACGAACTTGACCAAGGGAAAGAAGTTCGAGGCAATCGAGTGGACACCGGCTTGTCAGGAAGCATTCGAGCGCTTGAAGGAAACTCTGGTCAGCCAACCTGTGGTACGATTGCCTGACCCCGAGAAAGCATTTGTGCTACGGACTGATGCATCAGATGTGGGACTAGGCGCGGTGCTGCTGCAAGCAGATGAAAAGGGTGACCTGCAACCAGTGAGCTATGCCAGCAAAAAACTGATTCCTGCGAAAATCAACTACTCCACAATCGAGAAGGAATGCCTTGCAATGGTGTGGGGGATAAGGAAATTCGAGCCCTACCTTTTTGGGCAACATTTCACTTTGATGACAGATCACCAACCATTGCAGTACCTGCAGCAGGTAAGACCACACAACGGGAGGTTGACGAGATGGGCTCTGCAGTTGCAAGCTTATTCTTTCCGTGTGCAGACCATCAAAGGAGTGAACAACGTGGACGCTGACTTCATGAGTCGGGTTGCTCTTGATATATAG